Proteins encoded by one window of Mercenaria mercenaria strain notata chromosome 4, MADL_Memer_1, whole genome shotgun sequence:
- the LOC123551905 gene encoding uncharacterized protein LOC123551905 has product MSAAKRDFGSFHSSNVQELLDIPDDDYVPPELPFRCDLFEKYKSDPPIFGKEIKKKHFLLEDNCVFLNHGAFGGVLKDALDITQKYQVWTERQPLRFYDRELLPRLVHVTRRIAKFINCDAKDIVLVENATTALNTVIQGIPLKQGDTVFIFNITYGAVKKMLRLRCEQTGAQIQEVEVDFPITGKQQLIYYVEANLKEGTRLAVFDHIPSNTPFIMPHKEIIHICKSRNVPVLIDGAHGLGSLPLDITSLDPDYYITNAHKWFCCPKGTALMYVRKELQPSTRPLIISHGFGSGFNSEFIWAGLHDYSPFLALHTVLDFWEIVGQDKIYNYIHALSRQAGRMLCEGWKTDLAAPEDMFGSMCLVRLPDGLQKMSANVDYSAAETVQNTLYHKYNIEVPVKCVQQRLYVRISAHIYNEISEYEVLRDAVLDIEKSYIEGT; this is encoded by the exons ATGAGCGCTGCCAAGAGAGATTTTGGttcatttcattcatcaaatgtACAGGAACTTCTCGATATTCCAGAC GATGATTATGTTCCCCCAGAGCTGCCATTCAGATGTGATCTCTTCGAAAAGTATAAATCAGATCCCCCGATATTTGGAAAAGAAATAAAGAAGAAGCATTTTCTGTTAGAG GATAATTGTGTGTTTTTGAATCATGGAGCATTTGGTGGAGTACTAAAAGATGCTTTAGACATTACTCAG AAATATCAGGTATGGACAGAACGACAGCCGTTAAGGTTTTATGATAGAGAACTGTTACCCAGGCTTGTACATGTTACTAGAAGAATAGCTAAATTTATTA ACTGTGATGCTAAGGATATTGTGTTAGTGGAGAATGCTACCACAGCATTGAATACGGTCATACAGGGCATACCTCTCAAGCAGGGAGACactgttttcatatttaacattACATATG GAGCAGTAAAGAAGATGTTACGCTTGAGATGTGAGCAGACAGGTGCTCAGATACAGGAGGTGGAGGTGGATTTCCCCATCACCGGCAAACAACAG CTGATATATTATGTAGAAGCCAACCTGAAGGAAGGTACAAGACTAGCAGTATTCGATCATATACCTAGCAATACACCATTCATTATGCCTCACAAGGaaattatacatatttgtaaatcTAG GAATGTACCAGTATTGATAGATGGAGCACATGGGCTTGGTTCTCTCCCTTTGGATATTACCTCCCTTGATCCAGACTACTACATCACCAATGCTCACAAATGGTTCTGCTGTCCTAAAGGGACAGCACTCATGTATGTCAGGAAAGAGTTACAGCCCTCGACTAGACCACTTATTATCTCCCATGGATTTGGATCTGGGTTCAACTCTGAGTTTATTTGGGCAG GTTTACATGACTACAGTCCGTTTTTAGCATTGCATACAGTACTAGATTTCTGGGAGATAGTTGGTCAGgacaaaatttacaattatatacATGCCTTGAGTAGACAGGCAG GTAGAATGTTGTGTGAAGGTTGGAAGACGGATCTAGCAGCTCCAGAGGACATGTTTG GGAGCATGTGTCTGGTCAGGTTGCCAGATGGCTTACAGAAAATGTCTGCAAATGTTGATTATTCTGCAGCAGAAACAGTACAGAATACTCTCTACCATAAATATAACATTGAG GTTCCAGTGAAATGTGTTCAACAAAGATTGTATGTCAGAATATCTGCTCACATTTACAATGAAATATCGGAATATGAAGTACTGAGAGATGCTGTACTGGACATTGAAAAATCTTACATAGAAGGAACTTGA